The DNA window TTGGATATCGACCAACTCGAGTTCAAAGCTTCCAATGGATGGAATGGGGCAGGTGAGTCGAATGGTGGCGATAGTGGCTCTGCTCCTGCTGATTGCTCCCCAACCAGCACTGTTGAACAGTGACTCCTCAGATGAGTCACTTGAGGCTGAGGCTATTGATGAGGAGATCGAAGAAGCAATGGGAAATATGCAAGCGCTCTTCGAATTCGGCAGCGGAATCACTGGAAAGGAATCCAGGCAAATCTCTAAGGCCTTCGTGAGTTCTAatgttaaaatatttcaattctGTATTTACCGTTTTCATGTGTTTCCAGGAAAATCTCAGTAATtacattgaaaaaaaaaccaaacccaaACGCAAAGTGCGTGGCAACAATATGCAAATCATTTTCTGAAATCACAAGATTATGACTCATTTTCTGAAATCACCCATTTCaatcgaaacgaaaacattgtaaataaaaaagaaaaataggTACATTTGTAAACACTAAATGATGTTAAGTGCAACAAATTGATTTCCTAGACAATCTCGTTTGAGAACTTATTCACATTAAAGCAGTTCTAGAATGGAAGCCCCATTGTTAATATATCTAGCCCTTTTAGTCTTGTTTGCTCAAGAAATGCAGGCAAAGTTATTAGACGCAGCACAAACGGAAAAAAAGCTTGTGAGCCATAAAGTCTGATATGTgtaacattaaaaataattcaattccGTTTCTCCAGTCCAGTTTAGAAGATCAAAATGACAAGGTTTTTAACATCAAACCAGACGAAAACGTTAAAATTCGATTTGCTTACCAACTACCAAAGGGGATAAAACATACGACTAAAATCGgcaagaaaaagaagaagcctgaatatttcttaaattttttatttaacaacTACCGAAATCCCCAAAAACCCCTGGATCACAATATACTCgccaaaaaactgaaaatgcgaCGAACTGGCAGGCGATTGTTGCCCAATGGAATGCCAAATCCTTATAAGTACTTTCCGCTTAAAGGCGAAGATATGTAGATACTATACTTCACAATCTATTGATTTGCTTACTAACAAGCAGACCGAAATGTTTACTGACTGATAATAAAAATAGCTCTTTAGTGCTTATAAATTCACAAAAAAATACCCCAAGAAGTGAAGCGATTTTGTTCTAATTTTGATAAGAGCGAGTTGGTAATCATAATTTCTTATCAAAACATGTTAACGATCGATGTATATTCTTGAACTTGAGCTTCCGAAGGGTgattaaatcataaattttaaGTGCATTAACTTCATTAACTAggtgtaattaaaacaaattaacaaaagataaaaaacCAGACCTAGGAGTCATCGACATTGTTATCTTACACTATTTGCGTACTTTTTGCTAGACTAGAGGAAATAATTGTCAAAATGCAACAGTGTTTAAAATGGATCGATCACGAAAGTGGGTCTTAGATAAGAACTTTGAACCTTAGATAAAAGTTCTAAATTTTTCGTATATAAAGTAGGGAAAATTCGCAATTATCTTTAGTTCCATATTCAAACATGAAAATAATAGTAGTCGGTCTTTTGTTGGTGATTTCCTTAGTTGGACACAAAACAAACGCAAAAAGTGTGGCCAACACCTtggtaattaaatataaagagAAATTGGAAAAGCACTATTATTGAATTTTAAGCTTTAGGCCAACGAAATCGGTCAGGATGCCTCCGCTTTCGGTAATGAATTAGGCCAAGAGGTCATCCAATATGGCCAAGACGCCGCCAAAAGTGGCGTGAAGTACGGAGAAGCAGCAGTAagattaaaaaaatacaaaggaaGTTCTGGTTTTTAgcaatttttaaacatttgtaGGAAAATGCCTCATCCGGTTGGGAACTTGGAATGGATGGCAGCATTTTTGGTCACGAATTGGGAGATGAGGGCAATTTGTTAGGACAAGAGGCTTCCAATAGCGCTATTAACTTTGGACATCAGGTGTCCCAGGAAGCGGTAAGTTAAACAAGTACAGAAGCAATTTAAAATTCttcaaatgttttttaattccTTATAGGAAGAGGCAGCCAGTGCAGAACTCAAAGCCTTGGCAAGCCAGTCTGCCAATCAAACCAGTAaggtatgtatatattttacaatGATAAATACGTGCATATTCCACAATCGAATATTACTTTTGTACTTTGCAGAAATCTGTCAGTAAGCGTGATGTATCAAGTAGCAACGAGAATCCTTCGGTTACCTGTGCTTGCACCTGTTCCACCGATGGCGCTGCATCCAATGTGGGAAATAAGGTTGCAGAGTCGGCCGGAAAGGCAGCTCATGATGTAGCCGGCGCTGCTGGAAATGTTGCCTCGAGTGTTGCTGGAGCTGCTGGCACTGTCGCTCACGATGCTGCAGGTGCTGCATCTAGTGTTGCAAGTGATGCTGGACACATTTTCCACGACGCCGGCAAAGTTGGAGGCGACATTGGAAATGCAGCTGGAAATGTGGCCTCGAGTGTTACTGGAGCTGCAGGCACTATCGCTCACGATGCTGCAGGTGCTGCATCTAGTGTTGCAAGTGCTGCTGGACACATTTTCCACGACGCCGGCAAGGTTGGAGGCGACATTGGAAAGGCTGCTGGAAATGTCGCTGGAAGTGCAGCAAATGCTGCTGGAAATGTTGCCTCAAGTGTTGCTGGAGCTGCTGGCACTGTCGCTCACGATGCTGCAGGTGCTGCATCTAGTGTTGCAAGTGATGCTGGACACATTTTCCACGACGCCGGCAAGGTTGGAGGCGACATTGGAAATGCAGCTGGAAATGTGGCCTCGAGTGTTGCTGGAGCTGCAGGCACTATCGCTCACGATGCTGCAGGTGCTGCATCTAGTGTTGCAAGTCATGCTGGACACATTTTTCACGACGCTGGCAAGGTAGGAGGTGATATTGGAAATGCTGCTGGAAATGTGGCCTGGAGTGTTGCTGGAGCTGCTGGCACTATTGCTCACGATGCTGCAGGTGCTGCATCCAGTGTTGCAAGTGATGCTGGACACATTTTCCACGACGCCGGCAAGGTTGGAGGCGACATTGGAAATGCAGCTGGAAATGTAGCTGGAGATGTTGCGCATGATGCTGCAAATGCTGCAAATGTCGCTGGAGATGTTGCTAATGCTGCTGGAAACGTTTCTGGAGATGTAGCTAATGCTGCTGGAAATATTGCACATGATGCAAGCAACATTTTCCACTCCATATTTTAGAGTTTCTCTCTacttttaatataataataaatgaacGAGCAAATTAATGACCTATGCACTGTTATACTTTAAGCACTAGATCTCTATAAAATCCCATTACATTTCAGTTTTGACTTCTGAACGCTTACAGTCGATTTAATTTTAGCTTTCTTATACCAGGACCTACTTGAGACTGTCGTTTATAGATTAAATCACCTTATAGATACCGTAAGGAAAACCctgaaattaaatcaaatgagCGATCAATCAGAATCAAAACTTACCGCCAAACAGTTGGGAATCAAGAAGCACTCATGTGTGATTCGTTTTTATTGGCGGCGTCACAGAAGTCGGTAACTCCCACATAAGCCAAACGATAAGAAATACCTATAAATGTAGTGTTGCTAATAGAAGTGATTCAGTAATTCTCCGATATTACGAAAAGCAATAACATGCAGTATTTTACAATTCTAACCCTTTTTGCCATCGTTCTGGTGGCCCAAAATGCTAGAGCTGGAACCCTCACCTTTGGTTCCCTGATGGGAGATGTGTCCCAAGTGGCCGTTGCTGGGGATAAGGTCATCCATCAACTGGAAAACGCTGTGGCCAGCTCCCAATCGGATTTTGTCCAGCCAACCACTTTGAACATCCTAAGCAACATGGGAAACGCCTTGGGAGATCTGGCTGTATTTTACTGTCTAATACATATTTAGTTTGATGTTTacctaaaatatttaatattctttCAGAACGCACTTACTAGTCTAAGAGTGGAGAACGATTATATGCAACCCGAGGCCACCAATCTTTTGGGCGATGTCCTGGGTGGAGTGGGCACTGGTCTTGGGGATCTGGCTGTAAGTTGCAGATCTGGAAAGTCCGTTGGAAACTTCCAAGAATAAGATCGTTCTTTTATGCTCATAGAATGCCATTACCAGTCTTAGTGTTCAGATGATGAACGCACCTCAGGCACGCAGTCTTTCGGTATGTTAAATACaacttataatattaaataaattaaatattcatattttttttagtctAATGGTGCTTCTATTATAGCTGAAGGAGGAGTAAGCTTGACCGAATCTCCCGAATTGCACATGATTTATACTAATTATACTTGATTTGCAGGCCGTGAGTGCGAAGACTATTGCCGCTGCCGCAGATGCTGCTGCCCCCTATATAAAGCAGCTAAATGCTGGCCTAGGCGATCTGGCTGTAAGTGGCCCTTAAGAACAGTTGTTAATCGGATGAGTAACGAATTGTAATACCCCTCGCAGAATGCCCTCACCAGCCTCTGAAGAACTTTGAAGCAGTtcaattaacaaataaatattcaatCGCGCAAAGAGCTTAGTGAGTGCTTCTTTTGTGTTCCAATTTGTGCATCATCAAGTTCATCAACAAGTTGGGCATCAATTAGTGCTGGGTTGTTTTGAAATCCAAGAAGAGTAAACAAGGTCGGGTTCCAGAATCAGAAATGCTGCATCTGCTTCTAGCTCGATCCCCAAAGGGGATCTGCTTCTAGCCAGAATGGAAGAGGGGTCAAATGATACGAGGTGAATCGAAGTCGCAACACGTGATTGCCAACAACATTAGGGGCTCAagtttcaaaaaaaaattgaataaaatccATCAGTAGAAGGAGGAAGCGCCATGCACACATGCCggtttttgaataatttttattatgaCAAGTAGGTTGCCTTTGTTCctcgaaccgaaccgaacagAACGGAATTAGGTCATCTCGAAGGGAATGGGAATCATACGGGATTTCGGGGGAAAAGGTATGGGCGTCCCTCAACTCCGGAAGACATTCCCTGCTCCTCGAGCCCTGCTATTAAGTCACTTTATCGAGCGGCAAATGTCTGTTGCTGCCTCCTCCGCTCACACACGATCCCAATCGCTCCCCCAAGGAAAGTCGTGCCAGCCTGACCTgtaattatgaaaattaacAAACATTTTGGTAATTAATTTCGGCAACCCTTTGGTCGCCTCCCAGCTTTGTGGCACCCATAATCCCgcatcaattaaaatgcacagCCCGTAATCCCCACCCACAAAACCTGACTAACCGATGTTCGTGCGAACACTGGATAAATATTACAATAGACAAAACTTAAATACTTTTAGGCAAACAGGAACTTTGAACACCCTTCAGACCTCTTAAATGGAACACTCTATTTCTTGAAGTTTTTAAAATAGTGAAATAATGATATGTTTATGTTCAGAACAGcaaaatgaataaatttataaacGATTACCTGCATAATTCTACTACCAATCATTTACATAGCCTATGTTTTATAGAGTATAAATATGATAATAGAAATCGTTTTCATTAATTTGTGACACTCTCTGTCCATCAGTTGGCCGTCGTTGTTTGGGCCATTAATTGGCGGTTTGACAGCTAGCCGAATCCACGGATCGCAGTTACCAGTTGCGTGGGTGTGATTCGGTAATTGaatcgtatatatatatacttgtagatacatatatgcaaTGGATGGGTTACCAAGAGGGGGGAGCTCTGCCGGCAGGACTGCCAATTGTGCAAATCGAGTTGGCCCGCCAACCGGTTTCGGCCTGTTTCTATGTTAGTGGTCAAGGTCTAAGGAGCAGCGGACACTTGGACGGACTCCACTGAGGAGCGGCTGTATAAATGCTACCAAAGCAGAATAAACAATAACAGCAGGAGCTGCAAAAAGCCAGGCGAATGTAAAACCACAACGAGTCGAGAAAACATAACCAAAAGGAGTCACGAGAATTGCATAAACAATGTATGTACAAAGTCTGTCAGAGTCCGTACATAAATCGAGTTATAGTTGCTGGGAGCAAGTTTACTAAAAGTGGCGAGGGTACCTCAAGTCGACTCATTTTTCAAAATGAACTTTTTTGAAGGACACTCTCTTGAGCGGACAAGATCCAAAACTGACCCATAATTTTGGCTACTTGATATTCGAtaaagtatttttaatatttaagtatatatatcGGCAACCTTGAAACGATTGTTCCTTCAAGATCAAGAGTGAACCACCCTGCTTTTCGAGGCAAGCGGCACGCACATGCAtcatgcaacatgcaacagcGGCGTGATTGCAATGCAGCGAAAAAAAGCTGGAAATGCATCGAAGTGGCATCTAAACAGGCATGTGTACGTGCCTCGTTAAAAACTGCATTTACTCCCCGACTGCAATGGTGTTTGTGTGTCAAAAAGGGTTGCCAAACCACTTTTAGAGCCTTATGTACACAATACACAAAGGAGAAATCCCTATAATGAACATTTTTCCAGCCGCAGAACTGGTTTTCGATTACGTCGTTGCAGCCTTTGCTCCCCCTGCCCCTTTTGAAATTTAGCAGAGAGGCGAGATGCCAAAGGTTGTCTTATCGACACTTGACCAAAACCAGGAGTGAAGCCGAATCGCGGCTATTCAGGGGAGATACGAATCAGGCATTTGCCCAGCTATCGATGCGCATCCACGATTCCGAAAAACCAACTGCAGCCCTAAAAGCCAGAATTTCAAGCTGTCAACTGTCACtcccaaaaaccaaaattatCGAACTTTTGACTGTAATTTGGGATACTTAACACGCACATCAGCAACAgcttcattaaaattaattaatgctTAGGCACACATAGAGAAGGAAACACTAAGAAAAAGCGGCTGTCAGAACCAAATGTGATTTcttaaataaattacttttGATAACAAGacattacaataaaaattaagGAAGGAAAATGCCGAGGTGAATAAAAATCGttacaaaactaaaatttttatttaaggGTTTTAAGTactttttttccagtgcagtgACACCTAAAAACACACGACTAGGACCAAAGACGCAGGGAGCTGGGGATCGACATCATTAAGCTCGTATCAGTTTACACTGTTTTCCTCGCCGCGGCAGCCGAAAAATActcacaaattaaattaaatgaagtGAGTGTGAAAATGCTGCAGGTGGAAAAGGGGGTGGGCGGTTGTGTTGGGGGGTTGGGGACGTGGCGGCTGGCACAAATGAAAGCCACAGAGTGCAAACGTTAAACAACCGACTTTGCTGGTCAAAAGGAAACACGCTCAAGTGGTTTTCAGGCCACCAACAGACCCCCGATATATGTACTATGTAcccacatatatatgtatgtatattatggtcACCTGTATTTTGTGGTACCCTCGTGTCTGCCTGTTGATGGTGAATCCAGATAAGCAAATTGTTGCCGAAAAATAGAGGCACAAAGGAAGCGATTTGGACGTTTTAATGATGATAGAGCATGACACagaataaatgaaaatgaagtgtggaaaaaattcatttaaattgcgGCGCGCACAGAAACCGTCAGCAAAAGTaaaaacagttagtgaaaagAGTTTTCGTCTGGAAAGTTGAGGAGTGAGCCAGTCTTGATTAATGACAGCCAGGATTATTTCACTTCATTTTGGAGATAGCTCCAGTGACGGGCACAATTGTGCCCACCGGAAAAGTGAATGATTCCGCCAGGAAGCGAATCAACAAGCCGGATCTGTTGATTCTCTTTAATGAAATTAGCATACTTAGGGGCCTTTAAAGAATCCGAATGCATTGCACTTCTTTAAAAACAAACGAAGCATGACTTTAGttgcagttttcttttttactttaaaaaataatcagtttaGCAATGGATATAAATCCAAGTTGAGAAACATATGAAAGATCTTGcagttaaatttttttttatttatatacattttttctttttttctgcaCCATCTGAGAAGTGGCATGAAGTGATCCCAAAATCGAGCTCCGCTTCCCCTACACATGTCTTCACACAATTTGTACAGACACATGCATTCGCAAGCTGCTCCTGATGTTTGTCAAAAACAAAGGTCTCGATAATTATGAGAATTCTGTTTTATGCTCCGCTTCTCCCAAACTTTTTCTTGGTCGTCTGCCTGTCAAATTGTCGTtgtcataaaaatatatacatatgtccaaaaaatgagaaaacatCAAGTGTGTGCAAATGGCAGTACAAAAacacatatgtatttattgtgcactaaaaacgaaaaaatattacaaataaattttgtcTTTATTTAAGAACTGTTCACTGCCTAATTAAATACACAAttctaaatgttttaaaatcgattatttatttaaaggaCTTCAAAATTTTCTTGCATtcttttttccagtgcacctATGCCCACAATCAGGTATACAAATATATGTGCTTGCCATGTTTTGAATGCATATTTCTTGGCCTTTTTGCTGTCGCTCAACCTGTTTCACCTGAGCGAGCTTCCCCGAAACCCCGAAAATACAAAAGCCCTGATGAGTGGACAGTGGGAAGGGTGCATTATCATCATggttattataattataatttggTGTCTGCCTTTTTGGGGTTTCCTTTGGGCCTCTCTAAAGGGGAACAAGGATAACAAGAGCGTGTGCAGTTAGCACTGGCTAAAActgatttaatttataatttttgtcgGGCGACAGGGCTTCCTGTTCGCTGTCTCTTTTCAAGTGTTTTTAGTCCCTCCTGGAACCCTTCTAAGCTGCGATTCTTAATGGGAGGCGTCTCAAGGTCTTCTCTGTCAACTGATAAAGAGATAATGTTGCAAAAAACGCAGTGAAGAATTATAAGAAGACGAGGAACAAAAAGTGAAGTAGCAACTGTCTGACTGACACACACATTCAGAAAAATACAACCATGATATCAGAAACCAGAAACTGAAACAAACCACAGAGAAGGAAATTGGATGGCAAGGGATCTAAGCCACTTTATTCCAAATATGAAACCCTCTATAAAAGCCCCAAATATAGTAGTAATTTTgtaaagaaatataaaaatatatttgtaacaaattgatttttaagcttgaatatttttttcaagtgTACATGCTCCAACTGACAGCCGAAAGAGACAGCGAAAGACTCACTTCCATCCCCACTCTTCGCACACAGACCAGCAAGATCAAGTTTGCGGACAGGATCCCATTCAAGGCCCCAACCAGCAGACTGCGAGAAGAGGAAGAACAATGGGCGAGGGGCACTGGGAGGAAAACGAAAAAACATCGCAAACAAGTTTCGCTTTTATTTAGTGCCCAACAACAGCGCCAACTTGCAGATTCCCGCTCACACAAACACAGAATTCCACATACGCGCCTTATATAGCAAGGCAACTGGCTATGTACCCAACTTTGTACCAAACTTTTACGATCCGATGCGAGCGAATGTTCCAGCTTTACGTGCCACAGCATAAAAATGGAACAGGCAACTGAAGTAAGACCACAGATCCGTTCAAGATAATAGTAGTCCTCTTCGAACCCCACTTACCCAGTTTTAGTATTTCAGCAAAAAAATACTAAGCTTTTTACATTAATTTGGGCACACAGAAAGTGAGGAGGTGCATCCCTTGGTATTAAAATACCAAAGTGTAATAACAAGTTTGGAACTAACAAATTTGGGAGTATATATGTAGCGCTTGCACTATATCTTTAGCCAGCGTTGTAGAAGCAGCAGCCAAAAGCGAAGGCGATCGCACTTAATGCTCCACTGATTGCACAACGATCGTTGAAAGGGAGAATGCGATAGAGGAACCAGGAGCATGTCAGGGGTATTCCATGGGTACCTCAGCGGAGGAGCAAAGATCAGGGGAGCAGTGGGCACCGAGGGGCGGAGCAGTAGACACAATTGTGGCCGCAGTCGGTGTCAGTAGGTAGACCCCATCAGCGTACACATAGCATTTAGAGGCTTTATGGTCTGTGTGTGCCATGTGCATCTATGTGTGTCACAAGGAGCAGAAATTAAAGTAAGGCAGGAGGTTTCTCGGACTGCTGGCATGTGCAGATAGAACTCTTCTCGACCCACTCCACTCTGCTCCTCTTCCAGCCAACACACAATgggcatttaattatttaacccTGCTGCAAATCCCCATGATGGCAGACAGCCCCCTGATGCAACTTTGTTGCAATTTGGCTAACGATCGTGTAGACTAGGTGCTACCTATGAAAAATACTAGatttttccaaaggcttgcAAATACTAACCAAATGTATTAAGATATTCCTGAAATTCcttgtaattaaataaaattccttgataaatttttcaaaaaatacaTCCTAAAGAACAAAGAGCCCCACATAATTACCCGAATACCGATTGTAGTGAAAAGTGATTTCTCAGCCAGGATGAATCTCCAGCTGCCGGCTGATTAATCGCGGATCGTGATGGGGCTATCGTCTCGGGATCACGTTCCGACTCTAGCTGAGATCCTCCCTGCCCCCAGCGAGTGCGTTAAAAATAGTACCGCCGAGTATTTAGATCTTGAGTCGCAGATATATGATGCATGTATATGCCCTGTGGGCGGTGTGGGGTCGTCAGCAACTGATGAACTGGAATATGGGATTGGAATCCTCGCCGGCCGCTAATTGGAGCCCTCACCCTCTGACTCCGCTACCCCCGGACGTTCTGGAATGATTTATTCCAAATATTTACACTTGTTCTGGCTCTCTGGCCTTATAAATCCCAGTCGGCAAATGTTTTGTCACGCGATCCCCCAGTCGTGCTCCTCTAAGCATGTGGCTCCATTTCATCGTGACACAAAGTCCATGCTCCAAAGTGTCAAGTTCTGGCTTGGCTCAGTTCGGTTCAGAGATTGCCATAAATAACGAAATGGTTTCGAAAGCCACTTAAGCAACTTATACTGGAAAAAAATAATgacaataaaaatcaaatttatgttTACGAAATGTGATTTCTTCTGGGATCTTATATACGTAtagaatatattttttctctgCATGTAGAATACGCAATTTCCGCGAAGAAGAATCAAAGTGTTTGTTTTTCGACCACGGATCGATGTGAACAATAAAGTTTCTGTGACGGAGGGATCCCAATTTCAGGGTTCGCCTGCAAGGAAAGATAACCGAAGGACCTCGATCCCCAACTGCGACCTTCAATAAATCAGAGGCCAGCTGAAATCCGGAGCTAAACTTATGGCCTCCGTTTTTCAGTGCTGACAGTGGCCACCTTTAACCCTTCTCCAACCCCCGACTAATTATGCCGCGAAgccgaataaaaaaaaaaacatagcccaaaaaataaaaataaatttttgaaaaacgaCTTCTTCGTGGGCAACAAAGACTTTCCCTGATGGACGACACTCTGGGGATCATTTTGGGCACCCCGCCCACAAACAAATTGCTTACAGggcaaaatgcaaatcaaatgacaaaagcaattaaatttaaccCATTTCCAATGCGAAAAAAATGTCTCACTTTTTGTGGTTATTTCATGTGGAAAATGTACTGCATCACGGCTACAAaggcggaaaagcgggaaaactagaaggcacaaaaaaaagaataagGAAAAGGGCTCTTTTAATTATTTGGCGCCTGCATGTGTCTCAATTTAAATTAGCTGCCGGGGTTTTTTCTACGGCTTccaaggaaattaaaattcaatttaaaaatgccacgaaaataacagaaaaaaaCGGAAAGCTGCACAAAAAAAATCGTACAACAAAAGTGGGCTAATTTTGTTATGGTCCCTCGGGGGGGTTGCTGCCAAAGTTTCCAAAGGTCCAAGCGAGTTCAAAAGGGTTGCCCTTGGAAATTAGTTTTAGAATTTATGGTGCTTCGTTGGGAGGGGGACGTGTCTTTAGTCCGCCTTTCAATTGCCATAAATATGATTTATGATTGGCGCATTTAATAGGGataattttcattatttctgCCACTGGAAACAGCATCCCATTCGATTCACACCCGCCCCAATTAACGCAAAATTGCAGAAGGCAGTACTGCCTTGCATCCCCCTGCCTTCCTTCCCTTCAACGATCTTTCGTGGACCCCAGTGCAGCAGCCTCGTGGGGCAACTATTCATCAGTCATGCAATCGCCGCTGCCTGCGAGAATCCACTGCGATCCTCAATGACATCGAAATGTGCGGTCGGCATGCCGGGAACTTCGCGGCACACAAGATGTGCGGCGCAGGAGGAGGAACAGGGGGCACGGCCCCCGCCAGAAAACCTTGAAACGACAGCCGAAGGGCTGGTTCCTCCAACTCCCAGCTCCCAGCAGCACAGCTCCCCACTCCCCCAAATCTTCGGGGGCCGAGTTTCCTTCGGTCGCGGGATCAGCACAAAGGCGGCGTGCAAAGTAAACAGCGGAATCAGCGCACAGTGGTTGAAAATAtagaagaaaatatatattaaaatgttttggcaaAGAAGTCTTCATCTTCTCTAAGCTGAAATGAATTTTCAGATAGAAAATACCTAGTTAATTAGTtcaaactatttatttttgctcaCATTTTAGTATCAATATGAGCCCACTGTTCTGAAAGTAAGAACTTCGGGATCCCTTGGCACGACGCCTGGCCAGAACAAACATTGTTAGCACT is part of the Drosophila sechellia strain sech25 chromosome 3R, ASM438219v1, whole genome shotgun sequence genome and encodes:
- the LOC6612853 gene encoding uncharacterized protein LOC6612853, with the protein product MQYFTILTLFAIVLVAQNARAGTLTFGSLMGDVSQVAVAGDKVIHQLENAVASSQSDFVQPTTLNILSNMGNALGDLANALTSLRVENDYMQPEATNLLGDVLGGVGTGLGDLANAITSLSVQMMNAPQARSLSSNGASIIAEGGAVSAKTIAAAADAAAPYIKQLNAGLGDLANALTSL
- the LOC6612852 gene encoding circumsporozoite protein translates to MKIIVVGLLLVISLVGHKTNAKSVANTLANEIGQDASAFGNELGQEVIQYGQDAAKSGVKYGEAAENASSGWELGMDGSIFGHELGDEGNLLGQEASNSAINFGHQVSQEAEEAASAELKALASQSANQTSKKSVSKRDVSSSNENPSVTCACTCSTDGAASNVGNKVAESAGKAAHDVAGAAGNVASSVAGAAGTVAHDAAGAASSVASDAGHIFHDAGKVGGDIGNAAGNVASSVTGAAGTIAHDAAGAASSVASAAGHIFHDAGKVGGDIGKAAGNVAGSAANAAGNVASSVAGAAGTVAHDAAGAASSVASDAGHIFHDAGKVGGDIGNAAGNVASSVAGAAGTIAHDAAGAASSVASHAGHIFHDAGKVGGDIGNAAGNVAWSVAGAAGTIAHDAAGAASSVASDAGHIFHDAGKVGGDIGNAAGNVAGDVAHDAANAANVAGDVANAAGNVSGDVANAAGNIAHDASNIFHSIF
- the LOC116801519 gene encoding uncharacterized protein LOC116801519 — translated: MDGMGQVSRMVAIVALLLLIAPQPALLNSDSSDESLEAEAIDEEIEEAMGNMQALFEFGSGITGKESRQISKAFENLSNYIEKKTKPKRKSSLEDQNDKVFNIKPDENVKIRFAYQLPKGIKHTTKIGKKKKKPEYFLNFLFNNYRNPQKPLDHNILAKKLKMRRTGRRLLPNGMPNPYKYFPLKGEDM